The following proteins come from a genomic window of Geomonas sp. RF6:
- a CDS encoding restriction endonuclease subunit S produces MKPTTVRIEDCAEVRSGFSAKGAIESEPDGAVQVITAQHLRKGEPYLYREEHTLRISPSRSTEKYHVIPGDILFMSRGANNYAVLIADIPQPAIAPLTFYILKPKANVLSPYLAWCINQEGVRAQLNEIRTGAGTPLIPRREFGEIVIPLPPLEVQRRIAAVADLQARERSLLHQLVEETERLHRLTGQQLLSRLAHDPKE; encoded by the coding sequence ATGAAGCCGACTACTGTGCGCATAGAGGACTGTGCCGAGGTGCGGTCCGGATTTTCAGCCAAAGGTGCCATTGAGAGCGAGCCTGACGGGGCCGTGCAGGTCATCACTGCGCAGCATCTTCGCAAGGGCGAGCCGTACCTTTACCGGGAGGAGCACACGCTCCGTATTTCACCTTCCCGATCCACCGAAAAATATCACGTTATACCCGGTGACATCCTGTTTATGTCCCGCGGCGCAAACAACTACGCCGTCCTCATCGCGGACATCCCCCAGCCGGCTATCGCCCCCCTCACGTTCTACATACTCAAGCCGAAAGCAAACGTGCTCTCGCCGTACCTCGCCTGGTGCATCAACCAGGAAGGGGTCAGAGCCCAGTTGAACGAGATACGCACCGGTGCCGGTACTCCGCTGATCCCGCGCCGTGAATTCGGCGAAATTGTCATTCCGCTCCCTCCCTTGGAGGTCCAGCGGCGCATTGCGGCTGTTGCCGACCTGCAGGCGCGGGAAAGGTCGTTGCTGCATCAACTTGTCGAGGAGACCGAGCGTCTGCATCGCTTGACCGGCCAGCAGCTTTTGTCCCGCCTGGCCCACGATCCAAAGGAGTAA